A single region of the Bicyclus anynana chromosome 14, ilBicAnyn1.1, whole genome shotgun sequence genome encodes:
- the LOC112057863 gene encoding CCR4-NOT transcription complex subunit 3, producing MAATRKLQGEIDRCLKKVTEGVETFEDIWQKVHNATNSNQKEKYEADLKKEIKKLQRLRDQIKSWIASGEIKDKSTLLEYRKLIETQMERFKVVERETKTKAYSKEGLGAAQKLDPAQKEREEMSSWLITSIDALNLQIDLFESEVESLLVGKKKRLDKEKQDRMEELKLKLERHRFHIKKLETLLRMLDNMSVEVEQTNGTSPTSGPTAAVDKSPSRARHRTWSMAAVTSAVGIVPLIKRIKEDVEYYIVSSLEPGYEENEYIYEDINGLDEIELSGVGLPSSATTDSNSNDSPVSPTSLLSGTSPIPSPTLDVHNHTSDSIELDKKKKDDIILAKPVKPLALRASCVSSSPANVSSSFIALGPQLNALNPLNLNPLNTLNLNHAHANAPINSMNNTGVSGTSTPIKQPAPPSPHLLRPIEVVENGPVSSAHALAPHLPQPALSLLAAHALHTNPVSTSRCVHKYENGPVSSAHALAPHLPQPALSLLAAHALHTNPVSTSRCVHKYENGPVSSAHALAPHLPQPALSLLAAHALHTNPVSTSRCVHKYENGPVSSAHALAPHLPQPALSLLAAHALHTNPVSTSRCVHKYENGPVSSAHALAPHLPQPALSLLAAHALHTNPVSTSRCVHKYENGPVSSAHALAPHLPQPALSLLAAHALHTNPVIHLVVCTSSENGPVSSAHALAPHLPQPALSLLAAHALHTNPTSKSASATTIAPSIANTTTVASVVSATIASIASTLSNAPSPLTVNGPTHAPHTPQHIVNNGRVSETPSTPSLNTLNTLNTLNTLNTSASATSVSAANVASGVTASLKSMAQEAVQRAGLDHHHTQDEEEKNDAVLRLQAGLTVGGAIGSSARRSAALSQAHIPPLLGVAPLGPAPLNNDHQVQFQMMEAAFYHMPHPSDSERTRVYLPRNICQTPVYYNQVLLPHSDSVEFFQRLSTETLFFVFYYMEGTKAQYLAAKALKKQSWRFHNKYMMWFQRHEEPKVINEEYEQGTYIYFDYEKWGQRKKEGFTFEYKYLEDKELN from the exons CAAATGGAGAGGTTCAAGGTGGTAGAACGCGAAACAAAAACCAAGGCGTACTCCAAGGAGGGGCTGGGCGCGGCGCAGAAGCTGGACCCGGCGCAGAAGGAGCGGGAGGAGATGAGCTCATGGCTCATCACGTCCATCGACGCGCTTAACTTACAG attgatcTTTTTGAGTCGGAAGTGGAGTCACTGTTAGTTGGTAAGAAAAAACGGCTGGACAAAGAGAAGCAGGACCGGATGGAGGAGCTCAAGCTAAAGCTGGAGAGGCACAGGTTTCACATAAAGAAACTCGAAACACTACTCAGGATGCTCGACAACATGTCTGTGGAAGTTGAACAG ACGAACGGCACCTCGCCGACGTCAGGGCCAACTGCAGCCGTCGACAAGTCACCGTCGCGCGCCCGCCACCGCACCTGGTCGATGGCTGCAGTTACCTCTGCCGTTGGCATTGTGCCGTTG ataaaaagaataaaagaggACGTAGAATACTACATAGTGTCTTCATTAGAGCCGGGCTATGAGGAGAACGAGTATATCTATGAAGACATCAACGGACTGGACGAGATCGAACTCAGCGGGGTGGGGCTGCCGTCCTCGGCCACCACCGACAGCAACAGCAACGACTCACCTGTCTCACCGACAAGTTTGCTCTCAG GAACAAGTCCAATCCCCTCCCCAACGTTAGACGTCCACAATCACACGTCAGACTCCATAGAACTGGACAAGAAGAAAAAAGACGACATCATTCTGGCGAAA CCGGTGAAGCCGCTGGCGCTGCGTGCGTCGTGCGTCAGCAGCAGCCCCGCCAACGTCAGCAGTTCGTTCATCGCGCTGGGCCCGCAGCTCAACGCGCTCAACCCGCTCAACCTCAACCCGCTCAACACACTCAACCTCAACCACGCGCACGCCAACGCGCCGATCAATAG TATGAACAACACCGGCGTGTCGGGGACGTCGACGCCCATCAAACAGCCCGCGCCGCCCTCGCCGCACTTACTCAGGCCTATTG AAGTAGTGGAGAATGGTCCGGTATCGAGCGCGCACGCGCTGGCGCCGCACCTGCCCCAGCCGGCGCTGTCGCTGCTCGCCGCGCACGCGCTGCACACGAACCCCGTGAGTACATCTCGTTGTGTGCACAAGTA TGAGAATGGTCCGGTATCGAGCGCGCACGCGCTGGCGCCGCACCTGCCCCAGCCGGCGCTGTCGCTGCTCGCCGCGCACGCGCTGCACACGAACCCCGTGAGTACATCTCGTTGTGTGCACAAGTA TGAGAATGGTCCGGTATCGAGCGCGCACGCGCTGGCGCCGCACCTGCCCCAGCCGGCGCTGTCGCTGCTCGCCGCGCACGCGCTGCACACGAACCCCGTGAGTACATCTCGTTGTGTGCACAAGTA TGAGAATGGTCCGGTATCGAGCGCGCACGCGCTGGCGCCGCACCTGCCCCAGCCGGCGCTGTCGCTGCTCGCCGCGCACGCGCTGCACACGAACCCCGTGAGTACATCTCGTTGTGTGCACAAGTA TGAGAATGGTCCGGTATCGAGCGCGCACGCGCTGGCGCCGCACCTGCCCCAGCCGGCGCTGTCGCTGCTCGCCGCGCACGCGCTGCACACGAACCCCGTGAGTACATCTCGTTGTGTGCACAAGTA TGAGAATGGTCCGGTATCGAGCGCGCACGCGCTGGCGCCGCACCTGCCCCAGCCGGCGCTGTCGCTGCTCGCCGCGCACGCGCTGCACACGAACCCCGTGA TACATCTCGTTGTGTGCACAAGTAGTGAGAATGGTCCGGTATCGAGCGCGCACGCGCTGGCGCCGCACCTGCCCCAGCCGGCGCTGTCGCTGCTCGCCGCGCACGCGCTGCACACGAACCCC ACGTCAAAAAGTGCGTCGGCGACGACGATTGCGCCGAGCATCGCCAACACGACGACGGTCGCGAGTGTCGTCAGCGCGACCATAGCTAGCATCGCGAGCACGCTGTCCAACGCGCCGTCGCCGCTCACCGTGAACGGGCCGACGCACGCGCCGCACACGCCGCAACACATTGTCAACAA TGGTAGAGTAAGCGAGACGCCGAGCACGCCGTCGCTGAACACCCTCAACACACTGAACACACTGAACACGCTGAACACGAGCGCGAGCGCGACCAGCGTCAGCGCCGCGAACGTGGCCAGCGGGGTCACGGCGTCGCTCAAGAGCATGGCGCAGGAAGCCGTGCAGCGGGCGGGGCTCGACCACCATCACACGCAG GACGAGGAGGAGAAAAACGACGCGGTGCTGCGACTGCAGGCGGGGCTCACAGTGGGCGGCGCCATCGGCAGCAGCGCGCGGCGCAGTGCGGCGCTGTCGCAGGCGCACATCCCACCCTTACTGGGCGTCGCGCCGCTCGGGCCCGCGCCGCTCAACAAC GACCACCAAGTGCAATTCCAGATGATGGAGGCGGCGTTCTACCACATGCCGCACCCGTCCGACTCTGAGCGCACGAGAGTCTACCTACCGCGGAACATTTGCCAGACGCCCGTCTACTACAACCAG GTGCTGTTACCCCACTCAGACTCTGTGGAGTTCTTCCAGCGGCTGTCGACGGAGACGCTATTCTTCGTGTTCTACTACATGGAGGGAACTAAAGCGCAGTACCTCGCTGCGAAAGCGCTTAAAAAGCAGAGCTGGCGCTTCCATAATAAGTACATGATGTGGTTCCAGAGGCATGAGGAACCAAAAGTTATCAATGAGGAGTACGAGCAG GGCACATACATATACTTTGACTATGAGAAGTGGGGCCAGCGGAAAAAGGAGGGCTTCACATTCGAGTATAAGTACTTAGAGGACAAAGAGTTGAACTGA
- the LOC112057917 gene encoding probable ATP-dependent RNA helicase DDX47 — MTEDSDNSNSDNQEFETEEQQEEETKVEKNVDEQEETVTFKDLGIVDILCEACTELKWKNPSKIQKEAIPVALQGKDIIGLAETGSGKTGAFALPILQSLLENPQRYFALILTPTRELAFQISEQFEALGASIGVKCAVIVGGMDMVAQALALSKKPHIIIATPGRLVDHLQNTKGFNLKALKYLVMDEADRILNMDFEVEVDKILRVIPRERRTYLFSATMTKKVQKLQRASLQDPVKVEVSTKYQTVEKLQQYYIFIPVKYKDVYLVHIVNELAGNSFIVFTATCAGALRCALLMRALGVPAVPLHGQMSQHKRLAALNKFKSKSRSVLICTDVASRGLDIPHVDVVINLDIPLHSKDYIHRVGRTARAGRAGKAITFVSQYDVELYQRIEQLIGKQLPLYPADESEVMVLQERVAEAQRLTKIEMKELEDKKGAKGRKRAADSEDDTEEAAGVRRRIKGKGSGREKPRHGGKRRR, encoded by the exons ATGACTGAAGACAGTGATAATAGTAACAGTGATAACCAAGAATTTGAAACGGAAGAACAACAAGAAGAGGAAACTAAAGTTGAGAAAAATGTAGATGAACAAGAAGAAACAGTCACATTTAAAGATTTA GGAATAGTAGATATACTATGTGAAGCATGTACAGAGTTAAAATGGAAGAATCCATCAAAGATCCAAAAAGAAGCAATACCTGTAGCACTCCAGGGGAAAGATATAATAGGGCTCGCAGAGACAGGGTCGGGGAAGACTGGCGCCTTTGCCCTTCCAATCTTACAGTCTCTCCTGGAAAACCCGCAGAGATACTTTGCACTAATCTTGACACCTACCAGAGAATTAGCATTTCAAATATCAGAACAGTTTGAGGCCCTTG gAGCTAGCATAGGTGTGAAGTGTGCAGTGATAGTGGGGGGTATGGACATGGTGGCGCAGGCCCTGGCGCTGTCCAAAAAGCCTCATATCATCATAGCAACGCCCGGCAGACTTGTGGACCACCTGCAGAACACTAAGGGATTCAATTTGAAAGCTTTGAAATATCTT GTAATGGACGAAGCAGACCGCATACTGAACATGGATTTCGAGGTGGAAGTAGACAAGATCCTCCGTGTAATACCCCGAGAGCGCCGCACCTACCTGTTCTCCGCCACCATGACCAAGAAAGTGCAGAAGCTACAGCGAGCCTCCCTGCAGGACCCCGTCAAGGTTGAAGTCTCCACAAAGTATCAGACTGTTGAGAAACTGCAACAATACTATATCTTTATACCTGTTAAATATAag GACGTGTACCTGGTGCACATCGTGAACGAGCTGGCCGGCAACTCGTTCATCGTGTTCACGGCCACGTGCGCGGGCGCGCTGCGCTGCGCGCTGCTCATGCGCGCGCTGGGCGTGCCCGCCGTGCCGCTGCACGGGCAGATGTCGCAGCACAAGCGCCTCGCCGCGCTCAACAAGTTCAAGAGCAAGAGCCGGTCCGTGCTCATCTGCACCGACGTCGCCTCCAG AGGCCTGGACATACCGCACGTGGACGTGGTGATCAACCTGGACATCCCGCTGCACAGCAAGGACTACATCCACCGCGTCGGACGCACGGCGCGCGCCGGACGCGCCGGCAAGGCTATCACGTTTGTGTCACAG TACGACGTGGAGCTGTACCAGCGCATCGAGCAGCTGATCGGCAAGCAGCTGCCGCTGTACCCCGCCGACGAGAGCGAGGTCATGGTGCTGCAGGAGAGAGTGGCCGAGGCGCAGAGGCTCACCAAAATT GAAATGAAAGAGTTGGAAGACAAGAAAGGCGCGAAGGGCAGGAAGCGCGCCGCAGACTCGGAGGACGACACGGAGGAGGCGGCCGGCGTGCGGCGCCGCATCAAGGGGAAAGGCAGCGGGAGGGAGAAGCCCAGACATGGCGGCAAGAGGAGACGAtga
- the LOC112057916 gene encoding PHD finger-like domain-containing protein 5A: MAKHHPDLIFCRKQPGVAIGRLCEKCDGKCVICDSYVRPCTLVRICDECNYGSYQGRCVICGGPGVSDAYYCKECTIQEKDRDGCPKIVNLGSSKTDLFYERKKYGFRRH; this comes from the exons aTGGCTAAACATCATCCCGATCTTATCTTCTGTAGAAAACAACCAGGCGTTG CTATCGGTCGTTTATGCGAGAAATGCGACGGCAAATGTGTGATTTGCGACTCGTACGTGCGGCCTTGCACGCTGGTGCGGATATGCGACGAATGCAACTACGGCTCGTATCAGGGCAGATGCGTTATATGCGGCGGGCCCGGCGTCTCGGACGCCTACTACTGTAAGGAGTGCACCATACAGGAGAAGGAC AGAGATGGGTGCCCGAAGATTGTGAACTTGGGCAGCTCCAAGACAGATCTGTTCTATGAGAGAAAGAAATATGGTTTCAGGAGGCACTAG